Proteins from a single region of Streptomyces sp. HUAS 15-9:
- a CDS encoding response regulator transcription factor has translation MRLLLIEDDDRIASPLTEGLGRYGFTVDHVRTGAAGLAGTDDSPDLVLLDLGLPDMDGLDVCRSLRARSAVPIIMITARGEEADRIVGLELGADDYLAKPFGVRELVARIRAVTRRTSGALPFPAPTQQTAQPEAPGPQLLGTLELNRRTRQVHLSGAEISLTPREFDLLAYLAEDPGTVHSRQQIMDSVWDPHFFGPTKTLDAHVAALRRKLGDPAWITTARGVGFRLTVPGHDAESGPEPGVETGAAG, from the coding sequence ATGCGGCTCCTGCTCATCGAAGACGACGACAGAATCGCCAGCCCGCTCACCGAAGGGCTCGGCCGGTACGGATTCACCGTGGACCATGTCCGCACCGGTGCCGCCGGACTCGCCGGTACCGACGACTCCCCGGACCTGGTCCTGCTCGACCTCGGCCTGCCCGACATGGACGGCCTCGACGTCTGCCGCAGCCTGCGCGCCCGCTCCGCCGTCCCGATCATCATGATCACCGCGAGGGGAGAGGAGGCCGACCGCATCGTCGGCCTGGAACTGGGTGCCGACGACTACCTCGCCAAGCCCTTCGGCGTACGGGAACTGGTGGCCCGTATCCGAGCGGTCACCCGCCGCACCAGTGGCGCGCTGCCCTTCCCCGCGCCCACGCAACAGACGGCGCAGCCCGAGGCTCCCGGACCGCAGCTGCTCGGCACCCTGGAACTCAACCGCCGCACCCGCCAGGTCCACCTGAGCGGAGCCGAAATCTCGCTCACACCCCGTGAGTTCGACCTGCTCGCCTACCTCGCCGAGGACCCCGGCACGGTCCACTCCCGGCAGCAGATCATGGACTCGGTGTGGGACCCGCACTTCTTCGGCCCCACCAAGACCCTCGACGCCCACGTCGCCGCGCTGCGCCGCAAGCTCGGAGACCCGGCCTGGATCACCACGGCCCGCGGTGTCGGCTTCCGCCTCACCGTCCCCGGCCACGACGCGGAGTCCGGGCCGGAGCCTGGGGTGGAGACCGGGGCGGCCGGATGA
- a CDS encoding flavin-containing monooxygenase yields MADSSDSSTPARSLAQPTAHPTAHPVYVIGGGPGGLAVAHSLRARGIRAVVLEKSDRVGASWRRHYDRLRLHTTRRLSGLPGLPMPRRFGRWVSRDDVVRYLEKYSEHHELEIVTGVEVSRVERSADGTGWLLHASGGRELTGGAVVVATGFNHTPRVPDWPGRDAYAGEFLHAGEYRNAKPYAGRDVLVVGVGNTGAEIAVDLVEGGASRVRLSIRTAPHIVRRSTAGWAAQYSSVLIRRLPVGLVDRLARPMARLSVPDLSAQGLPRPDTGLYSRAKEGAVPVLDVGLIDAVRKGQVEVVAAVEAFEDGKVVLADGSRVSPDAVVAATGYARGLEGLVGHLDVLDERGRPVVHGGATPKNAPGLYFTGFTNPISGMFREMAIDAEKIAKAVARTAAGQLSRISS; encoded by the coding sequence ATGGCCGACTCCAGCGACTCCAGCACCCCCGCGAGATCCCTCGCTCAGCCCACCGCCCACCCCACCGCCCACCCCGTCTACGTCATAGGCGGCGGCCCCGGTGGCCTGGCGGTCGCCCACTCGCTGCGGGCCCGGGGCATACGGGCCGTCGTCCTGGAGAAGTCCGACCGGGTGGGCGCCTCGTGGCGGCGCCACTACGACCGGCTCCGGCTGCACACCACCCGGCGACTGTCGGGCCTGCCGGGGCTGCCGATGCCGCGGCGGTTCGGGCGCTGGGTGTCGCGGGACGACGTGGTGCGGTACCTGGAGAAGTACTCCGAGCACCATGAGCTGGAGATCGTCACCGGCGTCGAGGTCTCGCGCGTGGAGCGCTCGGCCGACGGCACCGGATGGCTGCTGCACGCCTCCGGCGGGCGCGAGCTGACCGGGGGCGCGGTGGTCGTCGCCACCGGCTTCAATCACACCCCGCGTGTGCCCGACTGGCCGGGGCGGGACGCGTACGCCGGGGAGTTCCTGCACGCCGGCGAGTACCGGAACGCCAAACCTTACGCCGGTCGGGACGTGCTGGTCGTCGGGGTGGGCAACACGGGTGCCGAGATCGCCGTGGACCTGGTCGAGGGGGGCGCGTCGCGGGTGCGGCTGAGCATCCGTACCGCTCCGCACATCGTGCGCCGGTCGACCGCCGGGTGGGCCGCGCAGTACTCGTCCGTGCTGATCCGGCGCCTGCCCGTGGGGCTCGTCGACCGGCTGGCCAGGCCGATGGCCCGGCTCAGTGTGCCGGACCTGTCGGCGCAGGGACTGCCGCGCCCGGACACGGGGTTGTACTCCCGGGCGAAGGAGGGAGCGGTGCCTGTCCTGGACGTAGGGCTCATCGACGCCGTGCGTAAGGGCCAGGTCGAGGTCGTGGCCGCAGTCGAGGCGTTCGAGGACGGGAAGGTCGTCCTGGCCGACGGCAGCCGGGTCTCCCCGGACGCGGTCGTCGCGGCCACCGGGTACGCCCGCGGCCTGGAAGGGCTCGTCGGCCACCTCGATGTGCTCGACGAGCGGGGCCGGCCGGTCGTCCACGGCGGCGCCACCCCGAAGAACGCCCCCGGTCTCTACTTCACCGGCTTCACCAACCCCATCAGCGGCATGTTCCGCGAGATGGCGATCGACGCGGAGAAGATCGCGAAGGCCGTCGCCAGGACCGCCGCGGGACAGCTGTCCCGGATCTCGAGCTGA
- a CDS encoding flavin monoamine oxidase family protein, translated as MHVARERQLSRHSQRSQLPQLSRRSLLGGAAAGAVGLTAATAGTASAASTRTVDVVVVGGGLAGLTAARDLVAGGRSVVVLEARDRVGGRLVNLKLANGSFTEGGGEFVGPTQDRIKALADSLGVATFATYNAGNNLLYKDGKRTPYDTSGLLGSVPPVDAAGLANAAIVQSELDSMAKQVPVDAPWTAARAAEWDRQTFESWLNAHAVIPSAKFLLDVACTSVFSAQPRELSLLYVLYYIGAAGNASTAGTLERLTDTANGAQDSRFVGGSQQVPLKLAATLGDRVVLGAPVRSIAQSGGRYVVTADGITVTATRVVVAVPPPLAARISYDPLLPAERDQLCQRMPMGSIGKAIAVYDTPFWRADGLNGQAVSDSGVVRSTFDNSPPDASYGALMGFIEADEMRAYDAASVDDVRAAVLKDYANYFGDKAKSPTSFVLQRWDNEGFSRGGPVAYAPPGVLTEYGAALRKPVGGIHWAGTETSTYWNGYMDGAVRSGERAAKEVLEAL; from the coding sequence ATGCACGTGGCACGCGAAAGACAGCTCTCCCGGCACTCCCAGCGCTCCCAGCTCCCCCAGCTCTCCCGGCGCTCACTGCTCGGCGGTGCGGCCGCCGGGGCCGTCGGACTCACCGCCGCCACCGCCGGTACGGCGTCCGCGGCGTCCACCCGTACCGTCGACGTGGTCGTCGTCGGCGGCGGGCTCGCGGGGCTCACCGCGGCCCGTGATCTGGTGGCGGGCGGGCGGTCCGTGGTCGTCCTCGAAGCCCGGGACCGGGTCGGCGGGCGGCTGGTGAACCTGAAGCTGGCGAACGGCAGCTTCACCGAGGGCGGCGGCGAGTTCGTCGGCCCCACCCAGGACCGCATCAAGGCCCTCGCCGACTCCCTCGGCGTGGCGACCTTCGCCACCTACAACGCCGGGAACAACCTCCTCTACAAGGACGGCAAGAGGACCCCGTACGACACCAGCGGACTGCTCGGTTCCGTCCCGCCGGTGGACGCGGCCGGGCTCGCCAACGCCGCGATCGTGCAGTCAGAGCTCGACAGCATGGCCAAGCAGGTGCCGGTCGACGCGCCGTGGACCGCGGCCAGGGCCGCCGAGTGGGACAGGCAGACCTTCGAGAGCTGGCTGAACGCCCACGCCGTCATCCCCTCGGCCAAGTTCCTCCTCGACGTGGCGTGTACGTCGGTGTTCTCGGCGCAGCCGCGCGAGCTCTCCCTGCTGTACGTGCTGTACTACATCGGCGCCGCCGGCAACGCCTCCACCGCCGGCACCCTGGAGCGTCTGACCGACACCGCGAACGGCGCCCAGGACTCCCGCTTCGTGGGCGGCTCCCAGCAGGTGCCGCTCAAGCTGGCGGCGACGCTCGGGGACCGGGTGGTGCTGGGCGCGCCGGTGCGCTCGATCGCGCAATCGGGCGGCCGGTACGTGGTCACCGCGGACGGGATCACGGTCACCGCGACCAGGGTGGTCGTGGCGGTGCCGCCGCCGCTGGCCGCGCGCATCTCGTACGACCCGCTGCTGCCCGCCGAGCGCGACCAGCTGTGCCAGCGGATGCCGATGGGGTCGATCGGGAAGGCGATCGCCGTCTACGACACCCCGTTCTGGCGGGCCGACGGGCTGAACGGACAGGCGGTCAGCGACTCCGGGGTCGTACGGTCGACGTTCGACAACTCGCCGCCCGACGCTTCGTACGGCGCGCTGATGGGCTTCATCGAGGCCGACGAGATGCGGGCGTACGACGCGGCGAGCGTGGACGACGTCAGGGCGGCCGTACTGAAGGACTACGCGAACTACTTCGGGGACAAGGCGAAGTCCCCGACCTCTTTCGTTCTGCAGCGGTGGGACAACGAGGGGTTCTCGCGGGGCGGACCGGTCGCCTACGCTCCGCCCGGGGTGCTGACCGAGTACGGCGCCGCGCTGCGCAAGCCGGTGGGTGGCATCCACTGGGCCGGGACCGAGACCTCCACGTACTGGAACGGGTACATGGACGGAGCGGTGCGCTCGGGCGAGCGGGCGGCCAAGGAGGTGCTGGAGGCGCTGTAG
- a CDS encoding HIT family protein has product MTVGWRKDRIGSALRGENPSVLARLESGFAVIGDVQFLPGYSLLLVDDPSVQRLSELPQIRRLAFLSDMDKLGEAVERACKRLDPAFRRVNLEILGNTDPFLHVHVWPRYDWEPPDLVGRPVWLYPRGSWGNERHALGPQHNAVRKAITDELTQGRRRETP; this is encoded by the coding sequence GTGACCGTTGGCTGGCGCAAGGACAGGATTGGGAGCGCGCTGCGGGGTGAGAACCCTTCGGTGCTTGCGCGGTTGGAGTCGGGGTTCGCGGTGATCGGGGACGTTCAGTTTCTGCCGGGGTACTCGCTGCTCCTGGTGGACGACCCGTCGGTGCAGCGGCTGTCGGAGCTTCCGCAGATCAGACGACTGGCGTTCCTCTCCGACATGGACAAGCTGGGCGAGGCCGTCGAGCGCGCCTGCAAGCGCCTGGACCCGGCCTTCCGTCGGGTCAACCTGGAGATCCTGGGAAACACCGACCCGTTCCTGCACGTCCACGTGTGGCCGCGATACGACTGGGAGCCACCCGACCTCGTGGGCCGCCCGGTCTGGCTGTACCCAAGGGGGAGTTGGGGCAACGAACGGCACGCGCTGGGCCCCCAGCACAACGCCGTCCGCAAGGCGATCACCGACGAACTGACCCAGGGAAGGCGCCGGGAGACCCCCTGA
- a CDS encoding pyridoxine/pyridoxamine 5'-phosphate oxidase, translating into MAATDLHELLKSLRVWAPGVTELPPFDPDTAPPTPVPLFTSWFAEAVAAGQYEPHTMSLATTDEEGHPDVRIVMLHGADEDGWAFATHATSRKGGHLRAHPYAALAFYWPVLGRQVRVRGSVTSAPSEESQADLHARSTGALAAALTGRQSEVLGSVEELRQASEAAWDRARNNPTAPSPTWTLYRLHPKEVEFFQGDPDRRHVRLLYRRGTEGWNRELLWP; encoded by the coding sequence ATGGCAGCAACGGATCTCCACGAACTCCTGAAGTCACTACGGGTATGGGCGCCCGGTGTCACGGAGCTACCCCCTTTCGACCCGGACACAGCGCCCCCGACACCCGTCCCGCTCTTCACGAGTTGGTTCGCGGAGGCGGTGGCGGCGGGCCAGTACGAGCCGCACACCATGTCGCTGGCGACGACGGACGAGGAGGGCCACCCGGACGTACGGATCGTGATGCTGCACGGCGCCGATGAGGACGGCTGGGCCTTCGCGACGCACGCGACGAGCCGCAAGGGCGGCCACCTGAGGGCCCACCCGTATGCGGCCCTGGCGTTCTACTGGCCGGTGCTGGGCCGCCAGGTCCGCGTCCGGGGCTCGGTCACCTCGGCGCCGTCGGAGGAGAGCCAGGCGGACCTCCACGCCCGTTCGACGGGAGCACTGGCAGCGGCACTGACGGGACGCCAGAGCGAAGTCCTGGGGTCGGTGGAGGAGCTGAGGCAGGCATCGGAGGCCGCGTGGGACCGGGCCCGCAACAACCCGACGGCCCCGTCGCCGACGTGGACGCTCTACCGACTCCACCCGAAGGAGGTCGAGTTCTTCCAGGGAGACCCGGACCGGAGACACGTACGCCTGCTGTACCGCCGCGGGACGGAGGGCTGGAACAGGGAACTACTGTGGCCGTGA
- a CDS encoding GNAT family N-acetyltransferase: MAPAYDWQLTEDLDAFLSRAGAFLRSRPALHTVQLTVTDVLRTRGLNVYGEGSPLFGTLTDENGTVRATLLHTPPHQLSFTALTAEEADALAARLLDTGHPVPAVAAERASAEAFVEAWQRRSGASGELRMRQRLYRLGELAVPEPVPEGRARSVGPADRNLLRRWVVEFSEAVGEPGFIAPDEWADARIAYGGTTLWETPDGTPVSLAGVTRQVAGQIRIGPVYTPAHLRGRGYAGAATAEASRAARAAGAKEVLLFTDLANPTSNALYRRIGYREVADFAAYRFRGEGG; the protein is encoded by the coding sequence ATGGCCCCTGCATACGACTGGCAGCTCACCGAAGACCTGGACGCCTTCCTCTCCCGAGCGGGCGCCTTCCTGCGCTCCCGGCCGGCTCTGCACACGGTGCAGCTGACGGTGACGGATGTGCTCCGGACGCGTGGACTCAATGTCTATGGCGAGGGGTCACCGCTGTTCGGCACGCTGACGGATGAGAACGGCACGGTCCGGGCGACCCTGCTGCACACGCCTCCGCACCAGCTGAGCTTCACCGCGCTCACGGCCGAGGAGGCCGACGCCCTCGCGGCCAGGCTGCTCGACACCGGCCACCCCGTCCCCGCGGTCGCCGCCGAGCGGGCGTCGGCAGAGGCATTCGTGGAAGCCTGGCAGCGGCGATCGGGCGCGTCCGGCGAACTGCGTATGCGCCAACGGCTCTACAGGCTGGGGGAGCTGGCGGTACCGGAGCCGGTGCCGGAGGGACGGGCGAGGTCCGTCGGCCCCGCCGACCGGAACCTGCTGAGGCGCTGGGTCGTGGAGTTCTCCGAGGCGGTCGGAGAACCCGGCTTCATCGCCCCCGACGAGTGGGCCGACGCGCGCATCGCCTACGGCGGCACCACCCTCTGGGAAACCCCCGACGGCACGCCCGTTTCCCTGGCCGGGGTGACCCGCCAGGTCGCCGGGCAGATCAGGATCGGCCCCGTCTACACCCCCGCACACCTCCGCGGACGCGGATACGCGGGCGCCGCGACAGCCGAGGCGAGCCGCGCCGCGCGGGCGGCCGGGGCGAAGGAGGTACTCCTCTTCACCGACCTGGCAAACCCAACGAGCAACGCGCTGTACCGGCGGATCGGATACCGGGAGGTTGCCGATTTCGCGGCGTACAGGTTTCGGGGGGAGGGGGGTTGA
- a CDS encoding sensor histidine kinase, whose protein sequence is MTRRLLLSYLGLAILVLAGLEIPLGWIYARGEISRASQSVERDASMLAEVTEENIEKGNLDALPDVVGDYATRTGGHVLVTDKQGIVLADSDPSGRTGISIAAQPDIARALRNRPTVATGDDLLSATMPGSSGTTIRGTLRLTYPMAEVNSRVHRIWGALALAGACILAAVAIVAFTLARWITRPLRTLEAATAQLADGRLTDPPDATTGPPELRSLAASFTHTATRLQQLLKAQQAFASEASHQLKTPLTALRLRLENFEPYLDPRAHGSLEESVGEVERLSRMVQGLLALARLENSATTPEPVDLDTVIADRVAMWESLAAEQYVALAVTGRPAGRVWAIPGALEQVIDNLVANALRVSPPGTTITLHRSPGTPAGVELHVVDQGPGMSEADRGRAFDRFWRASDSHHDGTGLGLPIVRHLVNASGGEITLHPAPGTGLDAAVRLRPAPGGRSRGGSGSPRSAPAAATAS, encoded by the coding sequence ATGACCCGACGTCTGCTGCTCAGCTACCTCGGCCTGGCGATCCTCGTGCTGGCCGGCCTCGAGATACCGCTCGGCTGGATCTACGCCCGAGGCGAGATCTCCCGCGCCTCCCAAAGCGTCGAACGCGACGCCTCGATGCTCGCCGAGGTCACCGAGGAGAACATCGAGAAGGGCAACCTCGACGCCCTGCCCGACGTCGTCGGCGACTACGCCACCCGCACCGGCGGACACGTCCTCGTCACCGACAAGCAGGGCATCGTCCTGGCCGACTCCGACCCGTCGGGCCGTACGGGCATCAGCATCGCCGCCCAGCCGGACATCGCCCGTGCCCTGCGCAACCGGCCGACCGTGGCCACCGGAGACGACCTGCTGTCGGCCACCATGCCGGGCTCCTCCGGCACCACCATCCGGGGCACCCTGCGCCTGACCTACCCCATGGCCGAGGTCAACTCCCGCGTGCACCGCATCTGGGGCGCCCTCGCCCTGGCCGGAGCCTGCATCCTGGCCGCCGTGGCCATCGTCGCCTTCACCCTCGCCCGCTGGATCACCCGCCCCCTGCGCACCCTGGAGGCCGCCACCGCCCAACTGGCCGACGGCCGGCTCACCGACCCGCCGGACGCCACCACCGGCCCGCCCGAACTCCGCAGCCTCGCCGCCTCCTTCACCCACACGGCGACCCGGCTGCAACAACTCCTCAAGGCCCAGCAGGCGTTCGCCTCCGAAGCCTCCCACCAGCTGAAGACCCCACTGACCGCACTGCGCCTGCGCCTGGAGAACTTCGAGCCCTACCTCGACCCACGCGCCCACGGCAGCCTGGAGGAATCCGTCGGCGAGGTCGAACGCCTCAGCCGCATGGTGCAGGGCCTGCTCGCCCTGGCCCGCCTGGAGAACTCCGCCACCACCCCGGAACCGGTCGACCTGGACACCGTCATCGCCGACCGCGTCGCCATGTGGGAGTCGCTGGCCGCCGAACAGTACGTCGCGCTCGCCGTCACCGGCCGCCCCGCCGGCCGGGTCTGGGCGATCCCGGGGGCGCTGGAGCAGGTCATCGACAACCTGGTCGCCAACGCCCTGCGGGTCTCACCGCCCGGCACGACCATCACGCTCCACCGGTCGCCGGGCACCCCGGCCGGCGTCGAACTCCACGTCGTCGACCAGGGCCCCGGCATGTCCGAGGCCGACCGCGGCCGCGCCTTCGACCGCTTCTGGCGCGCCTCCGACTCCCACCACGACGGCACCGGCCTCGGCCTGCCCATCGTCCGCCATCTGGTGAACGCCTCCGGCGGCGAGATCACCCTCCACCCGGCGCCGGGCACCGGCCTGGACGCCGCCGTGCGGCTGCGCCCGGCGCCGGGCGGCCGGTCACGCGGCGGAAGCGGCTCGCCCCGATCGGCACCGGCAGCCGCGACGGCGTCATGA
- a CDS encoding DoxX family membrane protein, whose protein sequence is MDAIWLSGAQWLAVLRVGLGLWWLESWRHKDKKTWFTGSGIAWAADMAEKHRWNAVRSGFEAVVKPRPKTMAYVVAYAELALGLGLIAGFLTPVALVGGLLLNLLYFVLMIHDWAEQGQNSMMALISVVGLFGMAWQTWSVDAALGWF, encoded by the coding sequence ATGGATGCGATCTGGCTCAGTGGCGCGCAGTGGCTGGCGGTGCTGCGTGTCGGCCTCGGCCTGTGGTGGCTGGAGAGCTGGCGGCACAAGGACAAGAAGACCTGGTTCACGGGGAGCGGGATCGCCTGGGCGGCGGACATGGCCGAGAAGCACCGCTGGAACGCGGTGCGCTCCGGTTTCGAGGCCGTGGTCAAGCCGCGCCCGAAGACGATGGCGTACGTCGTCGCGTACGCGGAGCTGGCCCTGGGACTGGGCCTGATCGCGGGCTTCCTGACCCCGGTGGCCCTGGTCGGCGGCCTGCTCCTGAACCTCCTCTACTTCGTCCTCATGATCCACGACTGGGCGGAGCAGGGGCAGAACTCGATGATGGCGCTCATCTCGGTGGTGGGGCTGTTCGGGATGGCGTGGCAGACGTGGTCGGTGGATGCGGCGCTGGGGTGGTTCTGA
- a CDS encoding Zn-ribbon domain-containing OB-fold protein: MVSPGFDVPEVDAFTRTYWEAAKEGRLLIRRCRAPGCGRAHHYPREFCPFCWGEDVTWEEASGRATLYTWSVVYRNDLPPFGDRTPYVAAVVDLAEGPRMMTEVVGCEAEELRAGAELAVVFREGIAVFRPEGD, translated from the coding sequence ATGGTATCGCCCGGATTCGACGTGCCGGAGGTGGACGCCTTCACCAGGACGTACTGGGAGGCAGCCAAGGAGGGCCGGCTGCTGATACGCCGCTGCCGGGCCCCCGGCTGCGGACGCGCCCACCACTACCCCCGCGAGTTCTGCCCGTTCTGCTGGGGCGAGGACGTGACCTGGGAGGAGGCGAGCGGCCGGGCGACTCTCTACACCTGGTCGGTGGTTTACCGGAACGACCTTCCGCCGTTCGGGGACCGCACACCGTACGTCGCCGCCGTGGTCGACCTGGCGGAGGGACCACGGATGATGACCGAGGTGGTGGGGTGCGAGGCGGAGGAACTGCGGGCGGGGGCCGAACTGGCCGTCGTGTTCCGGGAGGGGATCGCGGTGTTCCGGCCTGAGGGCGACTGA
- a CDS encoding GNAT family N-acetyltransferase: protein MATAHERIPERQCPELDGHGLCLRRWDATADLDAATWLRGRSDPEFQRWNTPLLAVTDLDGARASLHKQAENEANGNCAHFCVTDADSGTALGHIGLNMIDRVMRTARVGYWVLPEARGRRVATRALTLASSWAFTELGLHRLELGHAVGHDASCRIARKCGFLYEGTLRGAMFEAGRLDAFRDVHLHARIATDPEAHEG, encoded by the coding sequence ATGGCTACCGCTCATGAACGCATCCCCGAACGGCAGTGTCCCGAGCTCGATGGCCACGGTCTGTGTCTTCGCCGATGGGACGCGACCGCGGACCTCGACGCGGCGACTTGGCTGCGCGGCAGGTCCGATCCCGAATTCCAGCGCTGGAACACACCCCTGCTGGCGGTCACCGACCTCGACGGAGCACGGGCGTCCCTGCACAAGCAGGCGGAGAACGAGGCGAACGGCAACTGCGCGCACTTCTGCGTCACGGACGCGGACAGCGGTACGGCGCTGGGGCACATCGGCCTCAACATGATCGACCGCGTCATGCGTACCGCCCGTGTCGGCTACTGGGTCCTCCCGGAGGCGCGCGGCCGACGCGTGGCCACGCGGGCGCTGACCCTCGCCTCATCCTGGGCATTCACGGAACTGGGGCTGCACCGGCTGGAGTTGGGGCACGCTGTAGGGCATGACGCTTCGTGCCGGATCGCGCGGAAGTGCGGGTTCTTGTACGAGGGGACACTGCGCGGGGCGATGTTCGAGGCGGGGCGGCTCGACGCGTTCCGGGATGTGCATCTGCACGCACGGATAGCCACGGATCCCGAGGCGCACGAGGGCTAG